In the genome of Elephas maximus indicus isolate mEleMax1 chromosome 6, mEleMax1 primary haplotype, whole genome shotgun sequence, one region contains:
- the SPEG gene encoding striated muscle preferentially expressed protein kinase isoform X7 — MSDTVPIPGVPPLLHPHRASLGTGYLRASSVLPAHHALPHKRSDNSLSMSLSCCSYGSEVFRSCRKQSYDSETGEDDISDVQGTQRLELRDDGAFSTPTGGSDTLVGTSLDTPPTSVTGTSEEQVSWWGSGQTVLEQEAGSGGGTHRLPGSPRQAQAAGAGPRHLGVEPLVRASRANLVGASWGSEDSLSVASDLYGSAFSLYRGRALSIHVSVPQSGLLREEPDLQPQPASEAPRRPALPPPSKSALLPPPSPRVGKRPPPGPSVQPPVPPTSPHRRSQEPVLPEDATTEEKRGRKSKSSGPSLAGTAESRPQTPLSEASGRLSALGRSPRLVRAGSRILDKLQFFEERRRSLERSDSPPAPLRPWVPLRKARSLEQPKSGGVAPWGSPGDSQEELRVPRGSVAERRRLFQQKAASLDERTRQRSPASDLELRFAQELGRIRRSASREELVRSHESLRATLQRAPSPREPGEPPLFSQPSTPKTPGAQSPAASPPPPSSVAGRPGDEPARPRSRGPRTEPGEGPQQEVRRRDQFPLTRGRAIQECRSPVPPAAPEPPEVRTKAPSGRKREPPAQAVRFLPWATSCQEGVAAPQTLEKNRSGPEAEKRLRRGPEEDGPWGAWDRRGARSQGKGRWARPTSPELESSDDSYVSAGEEPLEAPVFEIPLQNMVVEPGADVLLKCIITANPPPQVSWQKDGSALRSDGRLLIRAEGERHTLLLREAWAADAGNYTATATNELGQASCAAALAVRPGGSSSPFSSPITSDEEYLSPPEEFPEPGETWPSTPTMKLSPSQNHRSSDTGSKAPPTFKVSLMDQSVREGQDVTMSIRVQGEPKPVVSWLRNRQPVRPDQRRFAEEAEGGLCRLRILAAERGDAGFYTCKAVNEYGARQCEARLEVRAHPESRSLAVLAPLQDVDVGAGEMALFECLVAGPTDVEVDWLCRGRLLQPALLKCKMHFDGRKCKLLLTSVHEDDSGVYTCKLSTAKDELTCSARLTVRPSLAPLFTRLLEDMEVLEGRAARFDCKISGTPPPSVSWTHFGRPVEENENLRLRQDGGLHSLHITHVGSEDEGLYEVSATNTHGQAHCSAQLYVEEPRTAASGPSSKLEKMPSIPEEPEQAELERLSIPDFLRPLQDLEVGLAKEALLECQVTGLPYPTISWFHNGHRIQSSEDRRMTQYRDVHRLVFPAVGPQHAGVYKSVIANKLGKAACYAHLYVTDVVPGPPDGAPQVVAVTGRMITLTWNPPRSLDMAIDPDSLTYTVQHQVLGSDQWTALAKGLREPGWAAMGLRKGIQHVFRVLSTSGKSSSKPSPPSEPARLLEHGPPLEEAPTILDKPDVVYVVEGQPTSVTITFNHVEAQVVWRSRRGALLEARAGVYELSQPDDDQYCLRICRVSRRDLGPLTCTARNRHGTQACSVTLELAEAPRFESIMEDMEVGAGETARFAVVVEGKPLPDVMWYKDEELLAESSHVSFVYEENECSLVVLSTGAQDGGVYTCTARNLAGEVSCKAELAVLPVPTAMEVEGTGEDEEQRGRRLSDFYDIHQEIGRGAFSYLRRVVERSSGLEFAAKFIPSQAKPKASARREARLLARLQHDCIIYFHEAFERRRGLVIVTELCTEELLERMARKPVVCESEIRTFMRQVLEGICYLHQSHVLHLDVKPENLLVWDGAKGEEQACGRRGLPLVRTPCTQGPSPIAASSQAHP; from the exons ATGAGTGACACCGTGCCCATCCCAGGTGTTCCCCCACTGCTCCATCCCCATAGGGCATCTCTGGGCACTGGGTACCTTCGTGCCTCCTCTGTCCTGCCTGCCCACCATGCCCTACCCCACAAACGCTCTGATAACAGTCTGTCCATGTCTCTCTCCTGCTGCTCCTATGGAAGCGAAGTTTTCCGCTCCTGCAGAAAGCAAAGTTACG ACTCGGAGACGGGTGAGGATGACATCAGCGACGTGCAAGGGACCCAGCGCCTGGAGCTTCGGGATGACGGGGCCTTCAGCACCCCCACAG GGGGCTCTGACACGCTGGTGGGCACCTCCCTGGACACACCCCCGACCTCCGTGACAGGCACCTCTGAGGAGCAAGTGAGCTGGTGGGGCAGCGGGCAGACGGTCCTGGAGCAGGAAGCGGGCAGTGGCGGTGGCACCCACCGCCTCCCGGGCAGCCCAAGGCAAGCACAGGCAGCCGGGGCCGGGCCACGGCACCTGGGGGTGGAGCCGCTGGTGCGGGCATCTCGAGCTAATCTGGTGGGCGCAAGCTGGGGGTCAGAGGATAGCCTTTCGGTGGCCAGTGACCTGTACGGCAGCGCATTCAGTCTGTACAGAGGACGGGCGCTCTCGATCCACGT CAGCGTCCCTCAGAGCGGATTGCTCAGGGAGGAGCCGGACCTTCAGCCTCAGCCAGCCAGCGAAGCCCCGCGTCGCCCGGCCCTGCCGCCTCCCTCCAAGTCCGCGCTGCTCCCCCCGCCGTCCCCTCGGGTGGGGAAGCGGCCCCCGCCGGGACCCAGCGTCCAGCCCCCGGTGCCCCCCACGTCGCCCCACCGGCGCAGTCAGGAGCCGGTGCTGCCCGAAGACGCCACCACCGAGGAGAAGCGGGGAAGAAAGTCCAAGTCGTCGGGGCCCTCGCTGGCTGGCACAGCGGAGTCCCGGCCGCAGACGCCCCTGAGCGAGGCCTCGGGCCGCCTGTCCGCTCTGGGCCGCTCGCCGAGGCTGGTGCGCGCCGGCTCCCGCATCCTGGACAAGCTGCAGTTCTTCGAGGAGCGCCGGCGCAGCCTGGAGCGCAGCGACTCGCCGCCGGCGCCGCTGCGGCCCTGGGTGCCCCTGCGCAAGGCTCGCTCGCTGGAGCAGCCCAAATCCGGAGGCGTTGCGCCGTGGGGCAGCCCCGGAGACTCGCAGGAGGAGCTGCGGGTGCCGCGGGGCAGCGTGGCGGAGCGGCGCCGCCTATTCCAGCAGAAGGCCGCCTCACTGGACGAGCGCACGCGGCAGCGCAGCCCGGCCTCCGACCTCGAGCTGCGCTTCGCCCAGGAGCTGGGCCGCATCCGCCGCTCGGCGTCGCGGGAGGAGTTGGTGCGCTCACACGAGTCTCTGCGCGCCACGCTACAGCGCGCCCCGTCCCCGCGGGAGCCCGGCGAGCCCCCGCTCTTTTCTCAGCCCTCCACGCCCAAAACCCCGGGCGCCCAGAGCCCTGCCGCCTCCCCGCCGCCCCCTTCGAGCGTCGCGGGCAGGCCGGGGGACGAGCCGGCGAGGCCCCGGAGCCGCGGGCCCAGGACAGAGCCGGGGGAAGGGCCGCAGCAGGAGGTTAGGCGCCGGGACCAGTTCCCGCTGACCCGGGGCAGAGCCATCCAAGAGTGTCGGAGCCCTGTGCCACCCGCCGCCCCAGAGCCCCCCGAGGTCAGGACGAAAGCCCCTTCGGGTCGGAAGCGGGAGCCTCCGGCGCAGGCCGTTcgcttcctgccctgggccacgtCGTGCCAGGAGGGCGTTGCAGCGCCCCAGACCTTGGAGAAGAACAGGTCAGGGCCtgaggctgagaagaggctgcgcAGAGGGCCAGAAGAGGATGGGCCGTGGGGGGCTTGGGACCGCCGAGGAGCCCGCAGCCAGGGCAAAGGTCGCTGGGCCCGGCCCACCTCGCCTGAGCTCG AGTCTTCGGATGACTCCTATGTGTCCGCCGGAGAAGAGCCCCTGGAGGCCCCTGTGTTTGAGATCCCCCTGCAGAATATGGTGGTGGAACCGGGGGCAGATGTCCTGCTCAAGTGTATCATCACCGCCAACCCCCCGCCCCAAG TGTCTTGGCAGAAGGATGGGTCCGCGCTGCGAAGTGATGGCCGCCTTCTCATCCGGGCGGAAGGCGAGCGGCACACCCTGCTGCTCAGGGAGGCCTGGGCGGCTGATGCTGGGAACTACACGGCCACCGCCACCAACGAGCTGGGCCAGGCCAGCTGTGCAGCCGCACTGGCTGTGAGACCTG GTGGGTCCTCATCCCCTTTCAGCAGCCCCATCACCTCTGACGAGGAGTACCTGAGCCCCCCAGAGGAGTTCCCAGAGCCTGGGGAGACCTGGCCCTCCACCCCCACCATGAAGCTCAGTCCCAGCCAGAACCACCGATCCTCCGACACTGGCTCCAAGGCGCCCCCCACCTTCAAG GTCTCACTCATGGATCAGTCTGTAAGAGAAGGCCAGGATGTCACCATGAGCATCCGAGTGCAGGGGGAGCCCAAGCCTGTGGTCTCCTG GCTGAGAAACCGGCAGCCTGTGCGCCCAGATCAACGACGCTTTGCAGAGGAGGCAGAGGGTGGGCTGTGCCGGCTACGGATCCTGGCGGCTGAGCGGGGTGACGCTGGCTTCTACACTTGCAAAGCAGTCAATGAGTATGGAGCCCGGCAGTGCGAGGCCCGCCTGGAGGTCAGAG CACACCCTGAAAGCCGGTCCCTGGCCGTGCTGGCCCCCCTACAGGACGTGGATGTGGGGGCCGGGGAGATGGCGCTGTTTGAGTGCCTGGTGGCGGGCCCCACTGACGTGGAGGTGGACTGGCTGTGCCGAGGCCGCCTGCTGCAGCCTGCGCTGCTCAAATGCAAGATGCATTTCGACGGCCGGAAGTGCAAGTTGCTGCTCACCTCCGTGCATGAGGACGACAGTGGCGTCTACACCTGCAAGCTCAGCACGGCCAAAG ATGAGCTGACATGCAGCGCCCGGCTAACGGTGCGGCCCTCACTGGCACCCCTGTTCACGCGGCTACTGGAGGACATGGAGGTGTTGGAGGGCCGTGCAGCCCGCTTCGACTGCAAGATCAGTGGCACCCCGCCCCCCTCTGTCTCCTGGACTCACTTTG GCCGCCCGGTGGAGGAGAATGAGAACCTGCGACTGCGGCAGGACGGGGGCCTGCACTCGCTGCACATCACCCACGTGGGCAGCGAGGATGAGGGGCTGTACGAGGTCAGTGCCACCAACACCCACGGCCAGGCCCACTGCTCAGCCCAGCTGTATGTGGAGGAGCCACGGACAGCTGCCTCGGGGCCCAG CTCGAAGCTGGAGAAGATGCCATCCATCCCCGAGGAGCCGGAGCAGGCTGAGCTGGAGCGGCTGTCCATTCCTGATTTCCTGCGGCCACTGCAGGACCTGGAGGTGGGGCTGGCCAAGGAGGCCCTGTTGGAGTGTCAGGTGACCGGCCTGCCCTACCCCACCATCAGCTGGTTCCACAACGGCCACCGCATCCAGAGCAGTGAGGACCGGCGCATGACACAGT ACAGGGATGTACATCGCTTGGTGTTCCCCGCCGTGGGGCCCCAGCATGCCGGTGTCTACAAAAGCGTCATCGCCAACAAGCTGGGCAAGGCTGCCTGCTACGCCCACCTCTATGTCACAG ATGTGGTTCCAGGTCCTCCAGATGGTGCCCCGCAGGTGGTGGCTGTGACTGGGAGGATGATCACACTCACATGGAACCCCCCCAGGAGTCTAGACATGGCCATCG ACCCGGATTCCCTGACGTACACAGTGCAGCATCAGGTGCTGGGCTCAGACCAGTGGACAGCACTGGCCAAGGGCCTGCGGGAGCCTGGATGGGCGGCCATGGGGCTGCGTAAAGGCATTCAGCATGTCTTCCGGGTCCTCAGCACCAGTGGCAAGAGCAGCAGCAAGCCCTCACCCCCCTCCGAGCCTGCGCGGCTGCTAGAACATG GCCCACCCCTGGAGGAGGCCCCCACCATTCTGGACAAGCCGGACGTTGTATATGTGGTGGAGGGGCAGCCTACCAGCGTCACCATCACCTTCAACCATGTGGAGGCCCAGGTCGTCTGGAGGAG CCGGAGAGGGGCCCTCCTGGAGGCACGAGCAGGTGTGTACGAGCTGAGCCAGCCAGATGACGATCAGTACTGTCTTCGGATCTGCCGGGTGAGCCGCCGGGACTTGGGACCCCTTACCTGCACAGCCCGCAACCGCCATGGCACACAGGCCTGCTCGGTCACCCTGGAGCTGGCAG AGGCCCCGAGGTTTGAGTCTATCATGGAAGACAtggaggtgggggctggggagaCTGCTCGCTTTGCTGTGGTGGTCGAAGGGAAACCCCTGCCGGATGTCATGTGGTACAAG GACGAGGAGCTGCTGGCGGAGAGCAGCCATGTGAGCTTCGTGTACGAGGAGAACGAGTGCTCCTTGGTGGTGCTCAGCACCGGGGCCCAGGATGGAGGTGTCTACACCTGCACTGCCCGCAACCTGGCGGGTGAGGTCTCCTGCAAGGCCGAGCTGGCTGTGCTTCCAG TTCCAACAGCTATGGAGGTCGAGGGGACTGGGGAAGACGAGGAGCAGCGAGGAAGGAGGCTTAGTGACTTTTATGACATCCACCAGGAGATTGGAAG GGGTGCTTTCTCCTACCTGCGCCGCGTGGTGGAGCGTAGCTCTGGCCTGGAGTTTGCAGCCAAGTTCATCCCCAGCCAGGCCAAGCCAAAGGCATCAGCACGGCGGGAGGCCCGGCTGCTGGCCCGGCTACAGCATGACTGTATCATCTACTTCCATGAGGCCTTCGAGAGGCGCCGAGGACTGGTCATTGTCACCGAGCT